From Bacillota bacterium LX-D:
CCGCTTAAGTAAATATGAGCCCAAAGAAGGCACTTACTTAGGTGCTTATGTGGTGCAAGACACCTATATCAAAGCTGATATGCAAAAATTCAATGAGCTTACTGGTAAAAACCATGCCTCATTTTTTAGGTATGTGGGATATGGGCAAAAATTTCCTCAATCTTGGATTCAGGAATTGCAAAAAGTTGGTGCTGTACCTCATATTGCCTGGGAACCTAATGAAGGATTAGACGCTGTGCAAGACGATTTATACTTACGCTCTTTTGCCCGCAGCCTAAAAGAAACTGGAATGCCTGTTTTTCTTCGTTTTGCTTCAGAAATGAACGGTACTTGGGCAGCCTATAGCGGAAATCCTCAAAAATATATTGCCAAATGGCGCTTAGTCCACGATGTCATGGCCGAGGAAGCTCCTAATGTAATGATGGTTTGGACTGTATTTACCTTTCCACAAAATACAATTTTACAGTATTATCCTGGAGATAAATATGTGGATTGGGTAGGAGTAAATATTTATAATGTAGTTTATCATAATGACCAGCCTAATCAGAGGGCAGATCATGAGGATCCTTTAGAATTATTAGATTACGTTTACAATACCTTTAGCGATCGGAAGCCAATTCAAATTTCTGAATTCGGAGTTACCCATTATACTGTCACCGACAATCGCTATTACATTGATTTTGCCAGAAATAAACTTAGCCGCATGTATCGAGGCCTAGTAGAAAAATATCCTCGGGTTAAATCTATTTTCTATTTTGATGTAAATAATTTAATTAATGCCCCTGAAGGACGTAAAATAAATAATTATGCCATTACTGATGACCCACAAGTGTTAAGTGCATACTCTAAACTAATTAAAAACTCTCATTACCTTTCTAATGTAGGTGAAGATTTAGAAGGCCAGAAAGATAAAGAGCTCTTTAACTTAAAAGATC
This genomic window contains:
- a CDS encoding glycosyl hydrolase, which gives rise to MTSKIKIAIFLVTIFSTLSLLTGSGQTAPVPRVLIQSDSYRLSKYEPKEGTYLGAYVVQDTYIKADMQKFNELTGKNHASFFRYVGYGQKFPQSWIQELQKVGAVPHIAWEPNEGLDAVQDDLYLRSFARSLKETGMPVFLRFASEMNGTWAAYSGNPQKYIAKWRLVHDVMAEEAPNVMMVWTVFTFPQNTILQYYPGDKYVDWVGVNIYNVVYHNDQPNQRADHEDPLELLDYVYNTFSDRKPIQISEFGVTHYTVTDNRYYIDFARNKLSRMYRGLVEKYPRVKSIFYFDVNNLINAPEGRKINNYAITDDPQVLSAYSKLIKNSHYLSNVGEDLEGQKDKELFNLKDPIYVVGSVTYVPAASFAKYTGAALTVNKYPQSITLTKNGAACSYRIYSRFTPNGAVLRNNRNYIPLKQTAWKMGYQVNWDPTEYLITISK